One window of Camelina sativa cultivar DH55 chromosome 4, Cs, whole genome shotgun sequence genomic DNA carries:
- the LOC104782930 gene encoding type I inositol polyphosphate 5-phosphatase 12-like — MDINNNHHHCSDNDNDNNDDEDALSAMSSVPPPRKIHSYSHQLRATGQKGHRHRQRQHSLDDIPKITEIISGCGISGDSSDDEFYPYAATTNSSSFPFTGGGDTGDSDDYLITHQPDIGEDFQPLPEFVASGGGVGMFKVPTRSPLHSARPPCLELRPHPLKETQVGRFLRNIACTGTQLWAGQESGVRFWNFDDAFEPGCGLSDRVQRGDEDAAPFHESASTSPTTCLMVDNGNRLVWSGHKDGKIRSWKMDYEVDDCDDSPFKEGLSWQAHKGPVNSVIMSSYGDLWSCSEGGVIKIWTWESMEKSLSLRLEEKHMAALLVERSGIDLRAQVTVNGTCNISSSEVKCLLADNVRSKIWAAQLQTFSLWDGRTKELLKVFNTEGQTENRVEMPSGQDQPAEDETKTKMASTSKKEKSHGFLQRSRNAIMGAADAVRRVATRGGGSCEDAKRTEAMVLAGDGMIWTGCTNGLLIQWDGNGNRLQDFRHHQCAVLCFCTFGERIYIGYVSGHIQIIDLEGNLIAGWVGHNNAVIKMASADGYIFSLATHGGIRGWHVISPGPLDGIIRSELAEKERTYAQTDSVRILIGSWNVGQGKASHDALMSWLGSVASDVGILVVGLQEVEMGAGFLAMSAAKESVGGNEGSTIGQYWIDTIGKTLDEKAVFERMGSRQLAGLLISLWVRKNLRTHVGDIDVAAVPCGFGRAIGNKGGVGLRIRVFDRIMCFINCHLAAHLEAVNRRNADFDHIYKTMSFTRSSSAHNAPAAGVSTGSHTAKSANNVNVNTEETKQDLAEADMVVFFGDFNYRLFGISYDEARDFVSQRSFDWLREKDQLRAEMKAGRVFQGMREAIITFPPTYKFERHRPGLGGYDSGEKKRIPAWCDRVIYRDTRTSPESECSLDCPVVASIMLYDACMDVTESDHKPVRCKFHVKIEHVDRSVRRQEFGRIIKTNEKVKALLDDLRYVPETVVSSNNIVLQNQDTFVLRITNKCVKENAVFRILCEGQSTVREDEDTLELHPLGSFGFPRWLEVTPAAGTIKPDSLVEVSVHHEEFHTLEEFVDGIPQNWWCEDTRDKEAILVVNVQGGCSTETVCHRVHVRHCFSAKSLRIDSNPSNSKSQSLKKNEGDSKSQNSKKSDGDSGSKSQKKSDGDSNSKSSKKSDEDSNSKSSKKSDGGSNSKSSKKSDKDTNSESQKKGDGDSNSKSSKKSDGDTSSKSHKKSDGDSSSKSQKKSDKDSSSKSQKKGDGYSGSKSQKKNKGDSCSKSQKKNDEELSSSYMSQSGKKNDNLSTGEESLNGHSKR, encoded by the exons ATGGATATCAACAACAACCACCACCATTGCTCCGACAACGACAACGACAACAACGACGACGAAGACGCTCTCTCCGCCATGAGCTCTGTTCCTCCTCCTCGCAAAATCCATTCTTATAGCCACCAGCTCCGTGCCACCGGTCAAAAAGGCCATCGCCACCGTCAGCGTCAGCACAGCCTCGACGATATCCCTAAAATCACTGAAATCATCTCTGGCTGCGGTATCTCCGGAGATTCTTCCGATGACGAGTTCTATCCTTACGCCGCCACCACCAATTCCTCTTCTTTCCCTTTCACCGGAGGAGGTGATACTGGAGATTCTGATGATTACTTGATCACTCACCAGCCTGATATCGGAGAGGATTTTCAACCGCTCCCTGAGTTCGTCGCATCTGGAGGCGGCGTTGGGATGTTTAAAGTACCTACGCGGTCTCCTTTGCACTCTGCGCGTCCTCCTTGTTTAGAGTTGAGACCACATCCGTTGAAGGAGACTCAGGTTGGGAGATTCTTGAGGAACATTGCTTGTACTGGGACGCAACTGTGGGCTGGACAAGAGAGTGGCGTTAGGTTCTGGAACTTTGATGATGCCTTTGAGCCAGGTTGTGGTTTAAGCGATCGTGTACAGAGAGGTGATGAGGATGCTGCCCCGTTTCATGAGTCGGCTAGTACTTCCCCCACCACTTGTTTGATGGTTGATAATGGGAATAGGCTTGTTTGGAGTGGTCACAAGGATGGAAAGATTCGTTCTTGGAAGATGGATTATGAGGTTGATGATTGCGATGATTCTCCTTTCAAGGAAGGTCTCTCTTGGCAAGCTCACAAGGGTCCTGTCAATTCTGTTATCATGAGCTCTTATG GCGATTTGTGGTCATGTTCGGAAGGTGGTGTGATAAAGATATGGACTTGGGAATCTATGGAGAAATCACTTTCGCTTAGGTTGGAGGAGAAACATATGGCTGCTTTGTTGGTAGAAAGGTCAGGGATTGATCTTAGGGCTCAAGTTACTGTCAACGGAACTTGCAATATATCTTCCTCTGAAGTCAAGTGTTTGTTAGCTGATAATGTAAGATCTAAAATTTGGGCTGCTCAGCTTCAAACCTTCTCCTTATG GGATGGTCGTACAAAAGAGCTACTGAAAGTGTTCAATACAGAAGGTCAGACTGAAAACAGGGTTGAAATGCCATCAGGACAGGATCAACCTGCAGAAGATGAGACGAAGACAAAAATGGCATCCACttcgaaaaaggaaaaatcgCATGGATTCTTGCAACGCTCAAGGAATGCAATAATGGGAGCTGCAGATGCTGTTAGAAGGGTTGCAACAAGAGGAGGAGGGTCATGTGAAGATGCCAAGAGAACAGAAGCGATGGTTTTAGCCGGGGATGGCATGATTTGGACTGGATGCACAAATGGATTGCTTATACAATGGGACGGAAATGGAAACCGTTTACAAGACTTTCGTCACCATCAGTGTGCTGTTTTGTGTTTCTGCACTTTTGGGGAAAGAATATACATTGGTTATGTTAGTGGTCACATCCAGATTATTGATCTTGAAGGCAATCTAATCGCGGGATGGGTTGGACATAATAACGCAGTGATAAAGATGGCATCAGCTGATGGCTACATTTTCAGCTTAGCCACTCACGGTGGTATACGTGGATGGCATGTGATTTCTCCTGGGCCTCTTGACGGGATTATAAGGTCGGAATTGGCTGAGAAAGAACGGACATATGCACAGACGGACAGTGTTAGGATTCTGATTGGTTCATGGAATGTTGGCCAGGGAAAAGCTTCTCATGACGCGCTTATGTCTTGGTTAGGTTCTGTAGCATCAGATGTTGGTATTCTTGTCGTAGGCTTACAAGAAGTAGAAATGGGTGCTGGGTTTTTGGCAATGTCAGCTGCTAAGGAATCG GTAGGAGGAAATGAAGGGAGTACAATAGGGCAGTACTGGATAGATACAATAGGGAAGACCTTAGACGAAAAAGCAGTTTTTGAACGCATGGGATCGAGGCAATTAGCGGGTTTGCTCATATCACTTTG GGTAAGGAAGAATCTAAGAACTCATGTAGGCGATATTGATGTTGCAGCGGTTCCATGTGGTTTTGGACGCGCAATAGGAAACAAg GGAGGTGTAGGTTTGAGAATTAGGGTCTTTGATCGGATTATGTGCTTCATCAACTGTCACTTGGCCGCACATCTAGAAGCTGTAAACCGCAGGAATGCTGATTTTGATCacatctacaaaacaatgtcTTTCACCCGGTCATCAAGTGCTCATAATGCACCAGCCG CTGGTGTGTCTACCGGTTCTCATACTGCAAAGAGCGCAAAT AATGTAAACGTAAATACAGAAGAGACAAAACAGGACCTAGCAGAGGCGGACATGGTTGTATTTTTTGGTGATTTCAACTACCGCCTCTTTGGTATATCATATGATGAAGCTAGGGACTTTGTCTCACAAAGAAGCTTTGATTGGCTTAGAGAAAAAGATCAGCTCAGGGCAGAGATGAAAGCTGGAAGAGTTTTTCAAGGAATGCGTGAAGCCATCATTACTTTCCCTCcaacttataagtttgaaagACACCGGCCTGGGTTAGGAG GGTACGATTCAGGTGAGAAAAAGCGGATTCCTGCATGGTGTGACAGAGTAATATACAGAGACACACGTACGAGTCCGGAATCTGAATGCAGTTTAGACTGTCCTGTGGTTGCTTCAATTATGTT GTATGATGCTTGTATGGATGTGACGGAAAGTGATCACAAACCGGTCCGTTGCAAATTCCATGTGAAGATAGAGCATGTCGATAGATCAGTTAGGAGACAAGAGTTTGGTAGAATCATCAAGACCAACGAGAAAGTCAAAGCGTTGCTCGATGACTTACGTTATGTACCAGAGACAGTTGTTAGCAGCAACAACATCGTTCTCCAGAACCAAGACACCTTCGTGCTTCGCATCACCAATAAATGCGTCAAGGAGAACGCTGTGTTTAGGATCTTATGCGAAGGGCAGAGTACAGtgagagaagacgaagacacACTTGAGTTACATCCATTAGGCTCATTCGGTTTCCCAAGGTGGCTCGAG gtAACGCCAGCTGCAGGAACTATAAAACCGGATAGTTTAGTGGAGGTATCGGTTCACCATGAGGAATTCCATACATTAGAAGAGTTTGTAGATGGAATTCCTCAGAATTGGTGGTGTGAGGACACACGGGATAAAGAAGCAATACTTGTGGTGAATGTACAAGGAGGTTGTTCGACTGAGACTGTGTGCCACCGGGTCCATGTTCGTCACTGCTTCTCGGCTAAATCTCTTAGGATCGACTCCAATCCATCTAATTCTAAATCCCAGAGTTTGAAGAAGAATGAAGGAGACTCTAAATCTCAGAATAGTAAGAAGAGTGATGGAGATTCCGGCTCCAAGTCTCAGAAGAAGAGTGATGGAGATTCCAACTCGAAGTCGTCAAAGAAGAGTGATGAAGATTCCAACTCAAAGTCTTCGAAGAAGAGTGATGGAGGCTCCAACTCCAAGTCCTCGAAGAAGAGTGACAAAGACACCAACTCCGAGTCTCAGAAGAAGGGTGATGGAGACTCCAACTCCAAGTCCTCAAAGAAGAGTGATGGAGACACTAGCTCCAAGTCTCACAAGAAGAGCGATGGAGATTCGAGCTCCAAGTCTCAGAAGAAGAGCGATAAAGACTCCAGTTCCAAGTCTCAGAAGAAGGGCGATGGATACTCCGGTTCGAAGTctcagaagaagaacaagggaGACTCATGTTCCAAGTCTCAAAAGAAGAACGATGAAGAATTGTCAAGCTCATACATGTCGCAGAGTGGGAAGAAAAATGATAACTTGTCAACGGGAGAGGAGAGCCTGAATGGCCACAGCAAACGTTGA
- the LOC104782929 gene encoding polygalacturonase-like produces the protein MDNNNKLLAVLLMFLSSFLLMRSSTAAYNYNVVNFGAKPDGRTDSTKAFLGAWQAACRSAASVTVTVPRGSFLLKPVEFRGPCRSRITFQIYGTIVAPSDYRGLGNSGYWILFVKVNRISINGGTLDARGASFWACRKSGKSCPAGARSMTFNWANDVVVTGLTSINSQVTHLVINSCNNVVIRKVKLVAPDQSPNTDGLHVQASAGVTVTDSTFQTGDDCISIGPGTRNLYMSKLNCGPGHGISIGSLGRDANEAGVQNITLVNSVFTGSDNGVRIKTWARQSTGFVRNVLFQNLIMKNVQNPIIVDQNYCPNHQGCPKQGSGVKITQVVYRNIQGSSRTQQALTFDCSRSNPCQAIRLHDIKLTFNGRSATSTCKNIKGVKAGVVMPQGCL, from the exons atggataataataataagctcTTAGCTGTTTTGCTAATGTTCTTGTCAAGCTTCTTGCTGATGAGATCATCAACGGCTGCTTACAACTACAATGTCGTCAACTTCGGTGCCAAACCTGACGGTCGAACGGACTCCACAAAAGCCTTCCTTGGCGCGTGGCAAGCAGCTTGCCGTTCAGCTGCATCAGTCACTGTAACGGTCCCGAGAGGGAGCTTCTTGCTCAAACCAGTGGAGTTTCGTGGTCCGTGCCGCAGTAGGATAACGTTCCAGATCTATGGAACGATTGTAGCTCCTTCGGATTACCGCGGTTTGGGAAATTCCGGTTATTGGATCTTGTTCGTGAAAGTTAACCGGATCTCGATCAATGGAGGAACGTTAGATGCTAGAGGTGCTTCTTTTTGGGCTTGTCGTAAATCCGGAAAGAGTTGTCCTGCTGGCGCCAGG tcaATGACGTTTAACTGGGCAAACGACGTCGTAGTAACCGGTTTAACATCAATTAACAGTCAAGTAACACATTTAGTTATAAACAGCTGCAACAACGTAGTCATCCGGAAAGTAAAGCTAGTGGCTCCAGACCAAAGTCCCAACACAGATGGCCTCCATGTCCAAGCTTCTGCTGGTGTTACCGTAACTGATAGCACGTTTCAGACCGGAGATGATTGTATCTCTATCGGTCCGGGAACTCGTAACCTCTACATGTCTAAGCTCAACTGCGGTCCAGGCCATGGAATTAG TATTGGGAGTCTGGGAAGAGATGCAAATGAAGCTGGAGTACAGAACATAACGTTGGTAAACTCTGTTTTTACTGGATCAGACAATGGTGTTCGGATCAAAACATGGGCTAGGCAAAGTACAGGTTTTGTGAGAAACGTTTTGTTTCAGAATCTGATCATGAAAAATGTTCAGAATCCAATCATCGTCGATCAGAATTATTGCCCGAACCATCAAGGTTGTCCTAAACAG gGTTCTGGAGTGAAGATTACTCAGGTTGTGTATAGAAACATTCAAGGGTCGTCGCGGACGCAACAGGCTTTAACGTTTGATTGCAGTCGCAGTAATCCGTGCCAAGCTATTAGATTGCACGATATCAAGCTAACGTTTAACGGTCGGTCAGCCACTTCGAcgtgtaaaaatattaaaggagTTAAGGCTGGTGTGGTGATGCCTCAAGGTTGTCTTTGA